The Marinitoga litoralis sequence ATAACTCTAAATAGATTTATGTTTTTCATTGTTTAGATTCGCTCCTTACATATATTATAAAATGCCCCCCATTAACCTTACTATTAAGGGGGCTTTTATATAATTATTTACTTTTAATTATTTCCCATCATATTATTATGCATTTCTGGTTCTTGTGTATTACCTGGAGTATCTGGGTAACCATAATTATTAATATTTCCCGGGTATCCATATCCATACATCATGTTTCCACACATCATTCCTGGGTATCTGTAGCCAAAGTTTTTAGGTATAATATATTCTTTATTGTCTATTTCAATCGAGGTTACTAATAATTCTTCTAATTTTGAAAAACTATATAATATTGTTGCTTTTACGTTTACTTCTTTTCCAGCTTCTATTGGTAAATTATTATAAAACATAAACATATTTTCTAATCTTAATATATAATATATTCCTTTTTCATCAACAGCCAATACTATAGGTACCTGATCGTTTATTTCCATAATTTTTAAATCTATACTAACTGTTGGAATATTTGTATAATATCCATTACTCTGATTTTCTATATCTCCACCATGTGCGAAAATTAATGATAAGCTAAAAATTAACATTAAACCCAATAAAAATTTAGTTTTCATATTATTCCCTCCTATTCGATAAGTTTCTTTTTTCTTATATATTCTTCTTCGGTAATTTCACCTTTAACAAATTTTTCATTTAAAATTTTTAAGACATCTTCATTACTTACTTTATTTTTCTGATTTTGTTTTGAATGATTGTTTTTAAATAAATTTTTAAATATGAAATATATTAAAATTAAAAATAAAACCATATATCCAAATCCAACTA is a genomic window containing:
- a CDS encoding SHOCT domain-containing protein, coding for MPCWGWSGFYGYGIIGSLVGFGYMVLFLILIYFIFKNLFKNNHSKQNQKNKVSNEDVLKILNEKFVKGEITEEEYIRKKKLIE